A genomic segment from Gammaproteobacteria bacterium encodes:
- a CDS encoding divergent polysaccharide deacetylase family protein, giving the protein MMDNAPQPSCLPRRNGWPQRLCLWLSLAATAGLAQAETTPDNQPPTGLPPISIGIIIDDLGYLNQRDARAVHLPGAVTLAFLPQTPHAHELATLAHRLKKEIMLHLPMESMHNQRLGPGGLTLDMTARQFTKQLQLDLDSVPHVVGVNNHMGSLLTQHPGHMQWLMLELRKRNNLYFVDSYTTKTSIAQQLANENWIPNLRRDVFLDHDRNPEMIRFHFRRLINKARQNGSALAIGHPFPETMKVLEEELPKLRAQGIRLLPVSQLVQQTMEDSKLWQAYLSH; this is encoded by the coding sequence ATGATGGATAACGCACCACAACCTTCATGCCTGCCGCGCCGCAACGGATGGCCACAACGGCTATGCCTATGGTTATCCCTTGCGGCCACCGCCGGCCTCGCACAGGCCGAGACCACACCGGACAATCAGCCGCCAACCGGCTTACCACCGATCAGCATCGGCATCATCATCGATGACCTCGGTTACCTTAACCAACGTGATGCCCGCGCCGTGCATCTACCGGGCGCCGTAACCCTGGCCTTCCTGCCACAGACACCGCACGCCCATGAGCTGGCCACACTTGCGCATCGACTCAAAAAAGAGATCATGCTGCACCTGCCGATGGAATCCATGCACAACCAGCGCCTGGGTCCCGGCGGCCTGACCCTGGACATGACGGCACGGCAATTCACCAAACAGCTACAGCTAGACCTGGATTCGGTGCCCCATGTCGTCGGCGTCAACAACCACATGGGCAGCCTGCTCACCCAGCACCCCGGCCACATGCAATGGCTGATGCTGGAGCTGCGCAAACGCAACAATCTCTATTTTGTCGACAGCTATACCACCAAAACCAGCATCGCCCAGCAACTGGCTAACGAGAACTGGATACCCAATCTGCGCCGCGATGTTTTTCTGGACCACGACCGCAATCCGGAGATGATCCGCTTTCACTTTCGTCGCCTGATCAATAAGGCCCGACAGAACGGTTCGGCGCTGGCCATTGGCCACCCCTTCCCCGAAACCATGAAGGTGCTGGAGGAAGAGTTACCCAAACTGCGGGCACAGGGCATCCGTCTACTGCCGGTCTCGCAATTGGTACAGCAAACAATGGAGGATTCAAAACTATGGCAAGCGTACTTGTCCCACTAG
- a CDS encoding peptidoglycan DD-metalloendopeptidase family protein, which translates to MTPLKLSGAVPHVHNRRRCATLFLLLCCGWPLLSTAESTTDHNTGLKLEQLRQQIQSLRHELDTDQQRNRDLRSQLRDTERHIGKVVALLKGLNQQLHLQQRELQKLHRARKTQQANLQVQRVSLARQIRAAYTIGQQEYLKILLNQQDPAAVTRTLTYYDYFNRARLTRIRSLDTSLAELHRLEQAIQSETAKLERNQQEQSAEKQQLEQTRSQRAEVLAKLQQQILAKGERLSLLQEDERRLQQLLDRLATAPPADTSPPTDAAPSSEGTEHTPFHTLRGRLQWPSAGRLTSRYGGARNVGKLKWQGVTIDAPEGTEVRAISHGRIAFSDWLRGFGLLTIIDHGDGYMSLYGGNQSLFKEVGDWVEAGDVIASVGNSGGNKNAALYFEIRHNGKPTNPLKWCRNEPKQVKHS; encoded by the coding sequence ATGACGCCGCTTAAGTTGTCCGGCGCCGTGCCGCACGTCCATAATCGCCGCCGATGCGCAACCCTCTTCCTGCTGCTGTGCTGCGGCTGGCCGCTGCTGTCCACGGCCGAATCCACCACCGACCACAACACCGGTCTCAAGCTCGAACAGCTGCGCCAGCAGATCCAGTCCCTGCGCCATGAGCTGGACACCGACCAGCAACGCAACCGCGACCTCCGCTCCCAGCTGCGCGATACCGAACGCCACATCGGCAAGGTCGTCGCCCTGCTCAAAGGCCTCAACCAGCAGCTGCACCTACAACAGCGCGAACTGCAGAAGCTGCACCGGGCCCGCAAGACCCAGCAGGCAAATCTGCAGGTGCAACGGGTATCGCTCGCCCGACAGATCCGGGCCGCCTACACGATCGGCCAGCAGGAGTACCTGAAAATCCTCCTCAACCAGCAGGACCCCGCGGCCGTCACGCGCACCCTCACCTATTATGATTATTTCAACCGGGCCCGCCTGACCCGCATCCGCAGCCTCGACACCAGCCTCGCCGAGCTGCACCGCCTCGAACAGGCGATCCAGTCCGAAACCGCAAAGCTGGAACGCAACCAGCAGGAGCAGTCCGCGGAAAAGCAGCAGCTCGAACAGACCCGCAGCCAGCGGGCCGAGGTGCTGGCCAAACTCCAGCAGCAGATCCTGGCCAAGGGCGAACGCCTGTCCCTGCTGCAGGAAGATGAACGCCGTCTGCAACAGTTGCTGGATCGCCTCGCCACGGCCCCGCCGGCCGATACCTCACCGCCCACCGACGCCGCCCCCAGCAGCGAAGGCACCGAGCACACCCCCTTCCACACCCTGCGCGGCCGTCTGCAATGGCCCTCCGCCGGGAGGCTCACTTCGCGCTATGGCGGCGCCCGCAACGTCGGCAAGCTCAAGTGGCAGGGAGTCACCATCGACGCCCCGGAAGGCACCGAGGTCCGCGCCATCTCCCACGGCCGGATTGCCTTTTCGGACTGGCTGCGCGGCTTTGGCCTGCTCACCATCATTGACCACGGCGACGGCTACATGAGCCTGTACGGCGGCAATCAGAGTCTGTTCAAGGAGGTGGGCGACTGGGTGGAGGCCGGCGATGTCATCGCCAGCGTTGGCAACAGTGGCGGCAACAAGAACGCCGCACTGTATTTCGAGATCCGCCACAACGGCAAACCCACCAACCCCCTCAAGTGGTGCCGAAATGAGCCGAAACAGGTTAAACACTCTTGA
- the trxC gene encoding thioredoxin TrxC — protein sequence MSEYLHIACPHCDGINRVPQEKLAAGGQCGACHQPLFTGTPLSLNQARFQRHLGRSDLPLLVDFWAPWCGPCKMMAPVFAEAARQLEPQLRLVKIDTEQEQALSAQWNIRSIPTLLLFRQGREVARLSGALQLPQLLAWVRQQA from the coding sequence ATGAGTGAATATCTGCACATTGCCTGTCCGCATTGCGATGGCATTAATCGTGTGCCGCAGGAGAAGCTGGCCGCCGGTGGCCAGTGTGGCGCCTGCCACCAGCCCCTCTTCACCGGCACGCCGTTGAGTCTCAACCAGGCCCGTTTTCAGCGCCATCTCGGTCGCAGCGATCTGCCGCTGCTGGTGGATTTCTGGGCCCCCTGGTGCGGGCCCTGTAAGATGATGGCGCCCGTTTTTGCCGAGGCCGCCCGGCAACTCGAACCCCAGCTGCGGCTGGTTAAGATCGACACCGAACAGGAGCAGGCCCTGTCCGCACAGTGGAATATCCGCAGCATCCCCACCCTGCTGCTGTTTCGGCAGGGCAGGGAGGTGGCGCGTCTGTCCGGGGCGCTGCAACTGCCGCAGCTGCTGGCCTGGGTGCGTCAGCAGGCGTGA
- a CDS encoding TlpA disulfide reductase family protein: protein MKIFTAALIGLTLLAVVQATVQAAVPATDYAAQAAIRPGDLRPLPPIRWQDADDHTHSLADTQGRARILHFWAAWCVPCRRELPALLRWQTAHPEIEIVVLSVDRRLAQARHFLHKYRLPLPPLLLHPDDHALLSLPALPYTLFLSRDGLVLGYQLGPAPWETEAFTRAVQTLLETDPGQQR from the coding sequence ATGAAGATTTTCACGGCGGCGCTGATCGGCCTGACGCTGCTCGCTGTTGTTCAAGCGACAGTTCAAGCGGCTGTCCCGGCGACAGACTATGCCGCCCAGGCGGCGATCCGGCCCGGTGACCTCCGCCCCCTGCCCCCTATCCGCTGGCAGGATGCGGATGACCACACCCACTCGCTCGCCGACACCCAGGGCAGGGCCCGCATCCTGCACTTCTGGGCCGCATGGTGCGTCCCCTGCCGCCGGGAGCTGCCGGCCCTGTTGCGGTGGCAGACGGCGCATCCGGAGATCGAGATTGTCGTGCTTTCCGTGGATCGGCGGCTGGCCCAGGCCCGGCACTTTCTGCACAAATACCGGCTACCCCTCCCGCCCCTGCTGCTGCATCCGGATGACCATGCGCTCCTCAGCCTGCCCGCCCTGCCCTATACCCTGTTCCTCTCCCGCGACGGGCTTGTGCTCGGCTACCAGCTTGGCCCCGCCCCGTGGGAGACCGAGGCCTTTACCCGCGCGGTGCAGACCCTGCTGGAGACCGATCCCGGCCAGCAACGCTAG
- a CDS encoding redoxin family protein codes for MYYARNLSGLGLLLTLLLVLPGCDGLGDDLSPSGADRRAEVVAGSIGAQPSQQAADFRLTTSTGSDFTLSAHLQGGSDPADVIVLYFTMWCPVCLAHSDYLYSQIIPRFRNRGRVVYALVDYVSGSVSGSRMQELANGYAGSDFVTLADVDQALQHQLNATMATVVVIDRTGTILLNEDFRDGSALTASLEQQLP; via the coding sequence ATGTACTACGCTAGGAACCTGTCGGGTTTGGGATTGTTGCTCACCCTGCTGCTCGTCCTGCCGGGCTGTGACGGGCTGGGCGATGACCTGTCGCCCTCCGGCGCGGATCGACGCGCCGAGGTGGTCGCCGGCTCCATCGGCGCACAGCCGAGCCAGCAGGCGGCGGACTTCCGCCTCACCACCAGCACCGGCTCCGATTTCACCCTATCGGCCCACCTGCAGGGCGGCAGTGACCCCGCCGATGTCATCGTGCTCTACTTCACCATGTGGTGCCCGGTCTGCCTGGCCCACTCGGATTACCTCTACAGCCAGATCATTCCCCGCTTCCGAAACCGCGGCCGCGTGGTCTATGCGCTGGTGGATTACGTGTCCGGCAGTGTCAGCGGCAGCCGCATGCAGGAGCTGGCCAATGGCTATGCCGGCTCCGACTTCGTCACCCTGGCCGACGTGGATCAGGCCCTGCAACACCAGCTCAACGCCACCATGGCCACGGTGGTGGTCATCGACCGCACCGGCACCATCCTGCTCAATGAAGACTTCCGTGACGGCAGCGCCCTCACCGCCAGCCTCGAACAGCAGCTGCCATGA
- a CDS encoding ANTAR domain-containing protein, whose product MGIQTILLNEVPAASQLLRQGLQAAGHEVVAEQDPGEDLLAAVQRHAPRLLVLNLRTANAILLGRIAELNRVQPLAVVLFVEVDRRELLERVMQCGVSAYVVDGLQSERIEPIVNTALARFALMSGLRRELADTRQVLAGRKAIDRAKGVIMARRGCTEDEAYSRLRKLAMDRNQRMAEVAENVVATAALFEAS is encoded by the coding sequence ATGGGCATACAGACTATTCTGCTGAATGAAGTGCCGGCCGCCAGTCAGCTGCTGCGACAGGGGCTGCAGGCGGCGGGGCACGAGGTGGTGGCGGAGCAGGATCCGGGCGAGGACCTGCTGGCGGCGGTGCAACGACACGCGCCGCGGCTGCTGGTGTTGAACCTGAGGACGGCGAACGCCATCCTGCTGGGCAGGATCGCCGAACTCAATCGCGTGCAGCCCCTGGCCGTGGTCCTGTTTGTCGAGGTGGATAGGCGGGAGCTGCTGGAGCGGGTCATGCAGTGTGGCGTCAGCGCCTATGTGGTGGATGGGCTGCAGTCCGAGCGCATCGAACCGATTGTGAATACCGCCCTGGCGCGCTTTGCCCTGATGAGCGGTCTGCGCAGGGAGCTGGCCGACACCCGACAGGTGCTGGCGGGGCGCAAGGCCATTGATCGCGCCAAGGGTGTGATCATGGCGCGACGGGGCTGCACCGAGGACGAGGCCTATAGCCGCTTGCGCAAGCTGGCGATGGATCGTAATCAGCGCATGGCCGAGGTGGCGGAGAACGTGGTGGCCACTGCGGCGCTGTTCGAGGCGAGCTAG
- the gpsA gene encoding NAD(P)H-dependent glycerol-3-phosphate dehydrogenase, translating to MNQAERPITVLGAGSWGTALAIQLARSDRPVVLWGHDPEMMAKLARERVNQRYLPNIPLSERIVISTNLETCVRGARDILVVVPSHAFRAVLTALRPFLTEDARLLWATKGLESGSGKLLHEVAHEVLGEGVPTAVVSGPTFAREVAEGLPTAVTVASRDARFAHDIAERLHSKAFRAYTSDDVIGVEVGGAVKNVLAIAAGISDGLGFGANARTALITRGLAEMMRLGERLSGQNGSQQAGHRETFMGLAGLGDLVLTCTDNQSRNRRLGLALGQGRPLEEALAGIDQVVEGVQTAREVHDLALSQGVDMPITEQVYAVLYEARAPKDAVQALLNRDQKPELS from the coding sequence GTGAATCAGGCAGAGCGGCCGATCACGGTCCTGGGCGCCGGTTCCTGGGGCACGGCGCTGGCGATCCAGCTGGCGCGCAGCGACCGGCCGGTGGTGCTGTGGGGTCATGACCCCGAGATGATGGCCAAGCTGGCCCGTGAGCGGGTAAACCAGCGTTATCTGCCGAACATCCCCCTGTCGGAGCGGATTGTTATCAGCACCAACCTTGAGACCTGCGTGCGGGGTGCGCGTGACATTCTGGTGGTGGTGCCCAGCCATGCCTTTCGCGCGGTGCTGACGGCGCTGCGCCCATTCCTGACAGAGGATGCCCGCCTGTTGTGGGCCACCAAGGGGCTGGAATCCGGCTCCGGAAAGCTGTTGCACGAGGTGGCGCACGAGGTGCTGGGTGAGGGCGTGCCCACCGCGGTGGTCTCCGGCCCCACCTTTGCCCGTGAGGTGGCCGAAGGCCTGCCCACCGCGGTGACGGTGGCCTCTCGCGATGCCCGTTTTGCCCACGATATCGCCGAGCGCCTGCACAGCAAGGCCTTTCGTGCCTACACCAGTGACGACGTGATCGGCGTTGAGGTGGGCGGCGCGGTAAAGAATGTGCTCGCCATCGCCGCGGGGATTTCCGATGGTCTGGGCTTTGGCGCCAATGCGCGCACCGCGCTCATCACCCGTGGCCTGGCGGAGATGATGCGCCTGGGTGAGCGGCTGAGTGGCCAGAATGGTAGCCAACAGGCCGGCCACCGCGAGACCTTCATGGGCCTGGCCGGGCTGGGTGACCTGGTGCTGACCTGCACCGATAACCAGTCACGCAACCGGCGTCTGGGCCTGGCCCTGGGGCAGGGCCGGCCGCTGGAAGAGGCGCTGGCCGGCATCGACCAGGTGGTGGAAGGGGTACAGACCGCCCGCGAGGTACACGATCTGGCCCTGAGCCAGGGCGTGGACATGCCTATCACCGAACAGGTCTATGCCGTGCTGTATGAGGCGCGCGCACCAAAAGACGCCGTCCAGGCGCTGCTGAATCGTGACCAGAAACCAGAGTTGAGCTAG
- a CDS encoding DJ-1/PfpI family protein codes for MASVLVPLAQGCEELEAVTIIDLLRRAGIKVTTAGLDAQPIHASRGVVLIADTTLDEALKSDYDMVVLPGGLPGADHLDQDARIQALLKKMANSERFTAAICAAPKVLASAGLLDGKRATAYPGTLEKLQLSNTDITAETIMIDGKVITSRGPGTAMDFALTLIETLVGAEKRQQVETGLVRP; via the coding sequence ATGGCAAGCGTACTTGTCCCACTAGCGCAGGGCTGCGAAGAACTGGAAGCCGTTACCATTATTGATCTGCTGCGTCGGGCGGGCATCAAGGTCACCACCGCCGGTCTCGATGCGCAACCGATACACGCCAGCCGCGGCGTGGTGCTGATCGCCGACACCACTCTGGATGAGGCACTGAAAAGTGACTACGACATGGTGGTGCTGCCCGGCGGCCTGCCCGGTGCCGACCACCTGGATCAGGATGCGCGCATTCAGGCCCTGCTCAAAAAGATGGCCAACAGCGAACGATTTACCGCTGCCATCTGCGCCGCACCCAAGGTGCTCGCCAGTGCCGGCCTGCTCGACGGCAAGCGCGCCACCGCCTATCCCGGCACGCTGGAAAAACTCCAGCTCAGCAACACCGACATCACAGCCGAGACGATCATGATCGACGGCAAGGTCATCACCTCACGCGGTCCCGGCACCGCCATGGACTTCGCCCTCACCCTCATCGAAACCCTGGTGGGTGCGGAAAAACGCCAGCAGGTGGAGACGGGTTTGGTGCGGCCCTAA
- the gpmI gene encoding 2,3-bisphosphoglycerate-independent phosphoglycerate mutase, which translates to MPSTPAPVMTIILDGWGYREETESNAIAHAHTPNWDALWETYPHSLIKGSGPEVGLPSGQMGNSEVGHLNLGAGRVVYQEFTRVSRAIRTGSFFTNHTLTDAVDLTIATDRAVHILGLLSEGGVHSHEEHICAMAKLAVERGAKHVYLHAFLDGRDTPPKSAETYIRSMQDTFDALGGGRFASVIGRYYAMDRDHRWPRVQAAYDLITQGKADFEAPDAQAALEAAYTRGESDEFVQATRIVPPGKSPVELRDGDVLIFMNYRSDRARQITRPFIEPGFTEFERAATPKLGAFISLTEYSASFDIPVAFPPDRLNNVFGEYISSLGLRQLRIAETEKYAHVTFFFNGGREAVFDGEDRILVPSPDVATYDLQPEMSAPELTDRLIEAILSKKYDTIICNYANPDMVGHTGNFEATVKAIEALDVCLGRVVTALKSVGGEALITADHGNAEQMHSNDTGQAHTAHTTNPVPLIYIGRPATLAETGSLCDVAPTMLTLMGLDIPEEMGGHNLVTLATDDVAGDDAA; encoded by the coding sequence ATGCCAAGCACACCCGCTCCTGTAATGACGATTATTCTCGACGGCTGGGGCTATCGCGAAGAAACCGAGTCCAATGCCATTGCGCATGCCCACACCCCCAACTGGGACGCGCTGTGGGAAACATACCCGCACAGCCTGATCAAGGGCTCTGGCCCGGAAGTGGGCCTGCCCAGCGGCCAGATGGGCAACTCTGAGGTCGGCCACCTTAACCTGGGGGCCGGGCGTGTGGTCTATCAGGAATTCACCCGGGTCAGCCGGGCCATCCGCACCGGTTCGTTTTTCACCAATCACACCCTCACCGATGCCGTGGACCTCACCATCGCGACCGACCGCGCCGTACACATCCTCGGCCTGCTGTCCGAGGGCGGCGTGCACAGCCACGAAGAACATATCTGCGCGATGGCCAAACTGGCGGTCGAACGTGGCGCCAAACACGTCTACCTGCACGCCTTTCTGGATGGTCGGGATACCCCGCCGAAAAGCGCCGAGACCTACATCCGCTCCATGCAGGACACCTTCGATGCGCTGGGCGGCGGCCGCTTTGCCTCCGTCATCGGCCGCTATTACGCGATGGATCGCGACCACCGCTGGCCACGGGTACAGGCCGCCTATGACCTGATCACCCAGGGCAAGGCCGACTTCGAGGCCCCCGATGCCCAGGCCGCGCTTGAGGCCGCCTATACCCGCGGCGAATCCGATGAATTTGTGCAGGCTACGCGCATTGTGCCCCCGGGCAAGAGCCCGGTGGAGCTGCGCGATGGCGACGTGCTGATCTTCATGAACTACCGCTCCGACCGGGCGCGCCAGATCACCCGGCCCTTCATTGAGCCCGGCTTCACGGAATTCGAGCGCGCGGCCACGCCCAAACTCGGCGCCTTCATCAGCCTCACCGAATACAGCGCCAGTTTTGATATCCCGGTGGCCTTTCCCCCAGATCGCCTCAACAATGTGTTTGGCGAATACATCTCCAGCCTGGGCCTGCGCCAGCTGCGCATCGCCGAAACGGAAAAATACGCGCACGTCACCTTCTTCTTCAATGGCGGGCGCGAGGCGGTCTTCGACGGTGAAGACCGCATCCTGGTGCCCTCCCCGGATGTCGCCACCTACGACCTGCAACCGGAGATGAGCGCCCCGGAGCTTACCGACAGGCTGATCGAGGCGATCCTCAGCAAGAAATACGACACGATTATCTGCAACTACGCCAACCCGGACATGGTCGGTCACACCGGTAATTTTGAGGCCACGGTCAAGGCCATCGAGGCGCTGGACGTGTGCCTGGGGCGCGTGGTCACGGCGCTGAAAAGCGTGGGCGGCGAAGCGCTGATCACCGCCGATCACGGCAACGCCGAACAGATGCACAGCAATGACACCGGCCAGGCCCACACCGCGCACACCACCAACCCGGTACCGCTGATCTACATCGGCCGCCCGGCGACCCTGGCCGAAACCGGCTCGCTGTGCGACGTCGCCCCTACCATGCTGACCCTGATGGGACTCGACATCCCCGAAGAGATGGGCGGCCACAACCTGGTCACCCTGGCGACCGATGACGTGGCAGGAGATGACGCCGCTTAA
- a CDS encoding metalloregulator ArsR/SmtB family transcription factor — translation MNVMDHLITRDEDIERASRSIKAMSHPLRLKILCALGDKEVSVQDIVTLVGTSQSNISQHLAILRDKGILMSRKDANRVFYRVGDARTLKLISMMREVFCSVE, via the coding sequence ATGAATGTAATGGATCATCTGATTACCCGGGACGAGGACATCGAGCGCGCCTCGCGTTCCATCAAGGCGATGTCGCATCCGTTGCGGCTCAAGATTCTCTGCGCATTGGGTGATAAGGAGGTCAGCGTGCAGGACATCGTTACCCTGGTCGGCACCTCGCAGAGCAACATCTCCCAACATCTGGCCATCCTCCGCGACAAGGGCATCCTGATGTCCCGCAAGGATGCGAACCGTGTTTTTTATCGGGTCGGCGATGCCCGCACCCTGAAATTGATCAGCATGATGCGCGAAGTCTTCTGCTCGGTGGAATAG
- the grxC gene encoding glutaredoxin 3: protein MVYTTRKCPFCTRAIELLNQKGVGYTEVRIDTYPERREEMETRAGRTSVPQIFIGDAHVGGCDDMYELEARGELDALLARASQSAGAATAASEKTHNDK from the coding sequence CTGGTCTACACCACGCGCAAGTGCCCGTTTTGTACACGCGCCATTGAGTTGCTGAATCAGAAAGGGGTGGGCTACACCGAGGTGCGCATCGATACCTACCCCGAAAGGCGGGAAGAGATGGAGACCCGCGCCGGGCGCACCTCCGTGCCGCAGATATTTATCGGCGATGCGCACGTCGGCGGTTGCGACGATATGTATGAGCTGGAGGCGCGCGGTGAGCTGGATGCCCTGCTGGCGCGGGCCAGTCAATCGGCAGGCGCCGCGACCGCCGCCAGCGAAAAGACGCACAACGACAAATAG
- the grxC gene encoding glutaredoxin 3, which translates to MIDDNNTPEIVIYTAAFCGYCAGAKSLLGKKGVEFTEIRIDKEAGKREEMEQRARRDSVPQIFIGERHVGGFDDLVDLDMDGELDELLGLAE; encoded by the coding sequence ATGATCGATGACAATAACACCCCCGAGATCGTAATTTACACTGCGGCCTTCTGTGGCTACTGTGCGGGCGCCAAGAGTCTGCTCGGCAAGAAGGGGGTGGAGTTTACCGAGATCCGCATCGATAAAGAGGCCGGTAAACGCGAAGAGATGGAACAACGCGCCCGGCGCGACAGCGTGCCGCAGATCTTTATCGGCGAGCGCCACGTTGGTGGCTTTGACGACCTCGTCGATCTGGACATGGATGGCGAGCTGGATGAGTTGCTGGGCCTCGCCGAGTAG
- a CDS encoding S41 family peptidase, giving the protein MKSNYRTLFVLLTGIILGVSLAIGQGVFAEKSADKIVGKLGLPLDELRSFTEVFARIKNDYVEEVSDKTLLENAIRGMLSGLDPHSSYLDPENFKELQVGTSGEFGGLGIEVGMEDGFVKVISPIDDTPAMRAGVKAGDLVIRLDEQPVKGMTLHEAVKIMRGKVGTDIVLTIIREGEEKPLKITITRDVIKVKSVRARTLEDGFGYLRISQFQSHTGENLAEAIEQLKKENGGTLKGMVLDLRNNPGGVLNAAVEVSDAFLDSGLIVYTEGRIADSAMKFSATPRRLLDGAPLVVLVNGGSASASEIVAGALQDHRRAVILGTRTFGKGSVQTILPLNDQTALKLTTARYFTPSGRSIQAEGIKPDIELEAVKITRLEGTGERVKESDLSGHLQNGKADKKPLDKVPDEKELSLAQTDYQLYEALNILKGLEILGRR; this is encoded by the coding sequence ATGAAATCGAACTATCGCACGCTGTTTGTGCTCCTGACCGGCATCATCCTCGGCGTCAGCCTGGCCATTGGCCAGGGTGTGTTTGCGGAGAAGAGCGCGGACAAAATCGTCGGCAAGCTCGGGCTGCCTCTGGATGAACTACGCAGTTTCACCGAGGTGTTTGCCCGCATTAAAAATGACTACGTGGAAGAGGTCAGCGACAAGACGCTGCTGGAAAATGCGATTCGCGGCATGCTCTCCGGGCTCGACCCCCATTCCAGTTATCTGGACCCCGAAAATTTCAAGGAGCTACAGGTCGGCACCTCCGGTGAGTTCGGCGGTCTCGGCATCGAGGTCGGCATGGAAGACGGCTTTGTCAAAGTCATCTCCCCCATTGACGACACCCCGGCCATGCGTGCCGGCGTGAAGGCCGGTGACCTGGTGATCCGCCTTGACGAACAACCGGTGAAGGGCATGACCCTGCATGAGGCCGTCAAGATCATGCGCGGCAAGGTCGGCACCGACATTGTGCTGACCATCATCCGCGAGGGCGAGGAAAAGCCACTGAAGATCACCATCACCCGCGACGTCATCAAGGTAAAGAGCGTGCGCGCCCGTACCCTGGAGGACGGCTTCGGTTATCTGCGCATTTCGCAGTTCCAGTCGCACACGGGTGAAAACCTGGCCGAGGCCATCGAGCAGCTGAAAAAGGAAAACGGTGGCACGCTCAAGGGCATGGTGCTGGACCTGCGCAACAACCCCGGCGGCGTACTGAATGCCGCCGTTGAGGTCAGCGACGCCTTCCTCGACTCCGGACTGATCGTCTACACCGAAGGCCGCATTGCGGACTCCGCCATGAAATTCAGCGCCACCCCGCGCCGCCTGCTGGATGGTGCGCCGCTGGTCGTGCTGGTCAACGGCGGCTCTGCCTCTGCCTCGGAGATCGTGGCCGGCGCATTGCAGGATCACCGCCGCGCCGTGATCCTCGGCACCCGTACCTTTGGCAAGGGCTCGGTCCAGACCATCCTGCCGCTGAATGACCAGACCGCGCTGAAGCTCACCACCGCGCGCTACTTCACGCCATCGGGTCGCTCAATCCAGGCGGAAGGCATCAAGCCGGACATCGAGCTCGAGGCCGTCAAGATCACCCGTCTGGAAGGCACGGGTGAGCGTGTCAAGGAGTCCGACCTGTCCGGTCACCTGCAAAACGGCAAGGCCGACAAAAAGCCACTGGACAAGGTGCCGGACGAAAAGGAACTCTCCTTGGCGCAAACGGATTACCAGCTGTATGAGGCGCTGAATATTCTCAAGGGTCTGGAAATTCTCGGCCGCCGCTAA
- the secB gene encoding protein-export chaperone SecB yields MSEQENPGGVAAGQPNEQQFGLQKIYLKDTSFETPNSPEIFTAEWKPDINVELGTGGKPLAENVHEIVLTVTVTAKLGGKTAYLAEVHQAGVFTMAGFSDAEQGHMKGSYCPSILFPYAREAISDIIGKGGFPQLLLAPVNFDALLAQHQAGAADSKEQVH; encoded by the coding sequence ATGTCAGAGCAAGAAAACCCAGGCGGCGTTGCTGCCGGCCAGCCGAACGAACAACAGTTTGGTCTGCAGAAGATCTACCTCAAGGACACCTCGTTTGAGACGCCAAATTCACCGGAGATCTTCACCGCCGAGTGGAAGCCGGACATCAATGTCGAGCTGGGCACCGGCGGCAAGCCGCTGGCGGAAAATGTGCACGAGATCGTGCTGACCGTGACGGTCACCGCCAAGCTGGGCGGCAAAACGGCCTACCTGGCCGAGGTGCATCAGGCGGGCGTGTTCACCATGGCGGGCTTCAGCGATGCCGAACAGGGGCACATGAAGGGCAGCTACTGCCCGAGCATCCTGTTTCCCTATGCCCGTGAGGCCATCTCCGACATCATCGGCAAGGGCGGTTTTCCGCAGTTGTTACTGGCGCCGGTGAATTTTGATGCCCTGCTGGCCCAGCATCAGGCCGGCGCGGCCGACAGCAAGGAGCAGGTACATTAG